From the genome of Burkholderiales bacterium:
TCTGAATAAAGAAAACATTGCAAGACGCCGGTAAAACAGCGCCAACAGCAGCAACAGCATGAACGCATGGACTCCCCAGAATCCAAGCTCCAGTCCAATTTTCTGCTGAGCCACAAGTCCGCGAGCGATGCTCAAACTGTTGCTGTAAACCATATAAACCGCAAGCGCCAAAATCAGGTTGAACGAACGCCCAACGCGCGGATTGACAAAGCTCAAGGGTATCGCCAGCAGGACAAGTAACAATGCGCTCACCGGCAGGCCAGCGCGCCATACGAATTCGGCAAGGCTCGCCGGAGTATTCTCGCGCAGTAATTCCAGCGTGGTAGCTCCTCGTTTTTGCGGCACTACTTGATTCGCTTCATAAGGCTCGACGCGTATTTCATACTTGTCAAAATCCGTAATTTTGTATGCGGCGGAGCCCGGCGCTCCTTCGTAACGCGTGCCGTGCATCAGCACCAGAAAACGGTCGCCGTTCTTGCGCGTCTCCTGATAGCCGCTCTTTGCCACCATGATGCCCAATTGCTGGTGCTGAACGGAGCTTACAAAAATATCGGATACGGTGTTGCCCGCGCCTGCGGCGCTTCCCACGAAATAAACGCGGTCCGCATGTTTGGATTCACGAAATATCCCAGGGGTAGGCGTCGCGACGTCTTCGCGAGCTTCCAGCTGATGCCGGTATTGTTCGCTTTTGTCAAACGCCCACGGGGAAAGGAACAGGCTTAGCGCCGCGATCACCACGACCATAGGAATGGCGAACGTTAACACCGGGCGAATCCAAGCCGTGATGCTCATGCCGGAACTGAACCACACAACCATTTCGTAATCCCGGTAGCTTCGAGTCAGGCTCAGTAACACCGAGATAAACAGTGTCAACGTCATCAATACCGGGAGATAGTAGAGGGCCATGAAGCCAAGCAGCGCCAACACGCCTTCCGGAGCCACCTCCCCGCTCGCTGCAGCGCCGAGAAAACGCACGAGCTGTGTGACGATAACGATGGCAAACATTACTACAAACAGCACCAGCGCAACGTCGGCGAATTCGCGCAGCAAAACACGGCGGAATATCATGACTTCTTCATCCGCTGATTTTGACTTATCATAAAAACTCTGTGGATAATGCGATGTTGCGCGGCATTACTGAAAACACATCAGATGGAAGGAGCAAAGTGTGGAATTTAGCATAAAAATTGGTGACTTGGAAAAGCAGCGCGCTGCGTGCGTGGTGGTTGGGGTATTCGCAGCGCGTGAACTTTCACCGGCGGGAAAGTCCATAGACCGGGCTTCCGGCGGGTACCTGAGCAGCATTCTCCGCCGCGGCGATATGCACGGCAAGCCGGGTTCCACTCTTCTGTTGCACAACGTTCCAAAGATTGCATCCGACAGAGTGCTGCTGGTGGGCCTGGGAAGCAAACAAGAATTCAACGAGCAGAAATATCGCGAAGCAGTGCGCGCGGCCGTTAAGATGCTCAACACAACGGGAGTGCCCGAAGCCGTACTGGGCCTCACAGAACTGACGATTAACAAGCGCGATGCCGGTTGGAATGTCCTGCAGGCCGTTTTGGTGGCACGGGATTCGACCTACCGATTTGACCGCCTGAAAAGCAAGCATGACGAAGAAAATGATCGGCTTCGCAAATTAACCTTGATGGTGGCGGCGCGCGGCGAATTGAAACGCGCTGAAGCGGCGCTCGCGCGGGCGCTTGCCATCGCGGAAGGCGTGAAACTCACCAAGGATCTGGGCAATTTGCCGGCCAATATTTGCACGCCGACCTATCTCGCGGAACAGGCTTTGCAGCTTGCCAAAAAACATCATCTCAAGGCCGAAGTGCTTGAGAGAAAAGACATGGAAAGGCTTGGCATGGGCTCGCTGCTGTCGGTTGCGCGCGGAAGCAGTCAGCCGCCCAAGCTGATTACTATGCAGTATTCGGGCGCGGCCCGGAAGCAAAATCCCATCGCGCTGGTCGGCAAGGGCGTCACTTTCGATACCGGCGGCATTTCGATCAAGCCCGCCGCGGAAATGGATGAAATGAAGTTCGACATGTGCGGGGCAGCGAGCGTGCTGGGCACAATCCTAGCCGCAGCGCAGATGCATCTGCCGCTTAACGTGGTAGGCATCATTCCTACCACGGAAAACATGCCGGGCGGCAACGCCAGTCGGCCGGGTGACGTTGTCACCAGCATGTCCGGGCAAACTATTGAAATTCTCAATACCGACGCCGAAGGACGCCTGATCCTTTGCGACGCACTTACCTATGCAGAGCGTTTTCACCCGGCCCTGGTAATCGACATCGCCACACTTACCGGCGCCTGCGTGATTGCACTTGGACATGTTGCATCCGGCCTGTACAGCAACGATGAAACTCTTGCGCGCGACCTGCTTCATGCCGGCGATTACACGCAAGACCGTGCTTGGCAGCTGCCGCTTTGGGAAGATTACCAGGAGCAGCTAAAAAGCAATTTTGCCGACATGGCGAACATTGGCGGCCGCCCCGCGGGAAGCATCACCGCGGCATGTTTCCTGTGGCGCTTTACCAAGAAATACACCTGGGCACACCTCGACATCGCGGGCACGGCGTGGAAAAGCGGCAGGGAAAAAGGGGCCACCGGACGGCCGGTGCCGCTGCTTTCGCAATTTCTGATCCAGAGGGCGGCTAACGCCTGATACCCATGACACAAATTGACTTTTATTCTCACGCTGACAACAAGCTGCAAGTTGCCTGCGGCTTGTGCGCAAAAGCCCTGGAACGCGACGCGCGCGTGATGGTTTACACCGCGGACTCGGAAACCAGCGACAAGCTCGACAAACTGATGTGGTGCCACCCAGCGATCGGCTTCATCCCGCATTGCCGCGCTGCTGACCGCCTGGCGGAGGAAACACCGGTGATCATCGATCATATCGCCGAGCCGCTTCCGCACGACGAGATATTGATTAATTTGCGTTCTGAGCTTGCGCCGTTTTTTAGCCGCTTTCAGCGTCTCATCGAAATTGTAAGCATGGATAAAATCGACAGCCAGGCCGGTC
Proteins encoded in this window:
- a CDS encoding DNA polymerase III subunit chi, whose protein sequence is MTQIDFYSHADNKLQVACGLCAKALERDARVMVYTADSETSDKLDKLMWCHPAIGFIPHCRAADRLAEETPVIIDHIAEPLPHDEILINLRSELAPFFSRFQRLIEIVSMDKIDSQAGRERFRFYRDRGYEIHHYDLSQSPGIL
- the lptF gene encoding LPS export ABC transporter permease LptF; protein product: MIFRRVLLREFADVALVLFVVMFAIVIVTQLVRFLGAAASGEVAPEGVLALLGFMALYYLPVLMTLTLFISVLLSLTRSYRDYEMVVWFSSGMSITAWIRPVLTFAIPMVVVIAALSLFLSPWAFDKSEQYRHQLEAREDVATPTPGIFRESKHADRVYFVGSAAGAGNTVSDIFVSSVQHQQLGIMVAKSGYQETRKNGDRFLVLMHGTRYEGAPGSAAYKITDFDKYEIRVEPYEANQVVPQKRGATTLELLRENTPASLAEFVWRAGLPVSALLLVLLAIPLSFVNPRVGRSFNLILALAVYMVYSNSLSIARGLVAQQKIGLELGFWGVHAFMLLLLLALFYRRLAMFSLFRIAR
- a CDS encoding leucyl aminopeptidase; its protein translation is MEFSIKIGDLEKQRAACVVVGVFAARELSPAGKSIDRASGGYLSSILRRGDMHGKPGSTLLLHNVPKIASDRVLLVGLGSKQEFNEQKYREAVRAAVKMLNTTGVPEAVLGLTELTINKRDAGWNVLQAVLVARDSTYRFDRLKSKHDEENDRLRKLTLMVAARGELKRAEAALARALAIAEGVKLTKDLGNLPANICTPTYLAEQALQLAKKHHLKAEVLERKDMERLGMGSLLSVARGSSQPPKLITMQYSGAARKQNPIALVGKGVTFDTGGISIKPAAEMDEMKFDMCGAASVLGTILAAAQMHLPLNVVGIIPTTENMPGGNASRPGDVVTSMSGQTIEILNTDAEGRLILCDALTYAERFHPALVIDIATLTGACVIALGHVASGLYSNDETLARDLLHAGDYTQDRAWQLPLWEDYQEQLKSNFADMANIGGRPAGSITAACFLWRFTKKYTWAHLDIAGTAWKSGREKGATGRPVPLLSQFLIQRAANA